In Nicotiana tabacum cultivar K326 chromosome 11, ASM71507v2, whole genome shotgun sequence, a single window of DNA contains:
- the LOC107825413 gene encoding uncharacterized protein LOC107825413 produces MGNGCYSLCPSKSLTIKLIFRDGKTRIVAGKRLAGEIMFEFPDCMVCHAHSFFIGQPIPVSAIDDKLRNGDAYFVLPLDYFSNKVLSASSLASLGSNNTNKRAPVNFKNPAFEYVKGSNGRVLIKVAPEFMIKLLQRGNEDNGDENCDGNYILCSTPELKKQYEQLVGPKGQIWSPKLETISEYKIRYSPCKMIGLEWKQKE; encoded by the coding sequence ATGGGCAACGGCTGCTACTCTCTTTGTCCTTCAAAATCATTAACAATTAAGCTGATATTTCGCGATGGAAAAACCAGGATCGTCGCCGGAAAAAGACTAGCCGGAGAGATAATGTTCGAGTTTCCCGATTGCATGGTTTGTCATGCACATTCATTCTTCATTGGACAACCAATTCCTGTCTCAGCCATTGATGATAAGCTAAGGAATGGCGATGCATACTTTGTTCTCCCACTCGATTACTTCTCAAACAAAGTGCTTTCGGCTTCTTCTCTTGCTTCCTTAGGTTCTAATAACACTAATAAAAGAGCTCCAGTTAATTTCAAGAATCCTGCTTTTGAATATGTTAAGGGGTCCAATggtagggttttgataaaagttgCACCTGAGTTTATGATCAAATTACTTCAACGTGGAAATGAGGATAATGGAGATGAGAATTGTGATGGTAATTATATTTTATGTAGCACACCGGAGTTGAAGAAGCAATATGAGCAATTGGTAGGGCCAAAAGGGCAAATATGGTCTCCTAAGTTAGAGACTATTTCTGAATATAAGATTAGGTATTCACCTTGCAAGATGATTGGCTTAGAATGGAAACAGAAAGAATAG